GCCTGCCCAACGGGCTCGAGGGCTGGGCGCCGGTGGATGGGGTGGAGGCGCTGTAGGGCCGCTCCCAGCGGAATGGCCGCGGATGGCCACTGAGGAACACTGCGGCCCGCGCACCGGGCGGCGCGGGATGATCCGCGAGGCGGGAAGTGGCCTAAGCTCCGCCGCCGGAGTCCCGCCCTGAGCCCCCAGCCCTTCCACATCCTCCTCGTCGAGGACGAGCCCGTCATCCAGGAGCTGGTGCGCTCGCTCTTGAGCGAGGAGCCGGTGGAGGTGAGCTGCGCGGGCAACGGCGTCGAGGGGCTGAAGCTGGCGCGCTCGCACCCCTTCCAGCTCATCCTGCTGGACGTCGTCCTGCCGCAGCTGGACGGCATCTCGGTGTGCCGCATCCTCAAGAGCGAGCCCGCCACCGCGCGCATCCCGCTCTACATGCTCACCGGCACGACCAAGCGCTCGGACGTGGAGAGCGCCACGCGCGCCGGGGCGGACGGCTACATCCACAAGCCCTTCCGCGGCGCCGAGCTCACGGACCTCATCTCCCGGCTGCGCGGGGCGTAGTCAGGGCAGGCGCGGGTTGACGTAGCGCGCCAGGCAGATCATCTCGTCCCAGTCCAGCATGTCGAACTCGAGCGCCACCCCGCGCGCCTCGCGGCGGCGGATGCGGCAGCGCGTGACGATCTCCTCGCCGCCCGGCAGGGGCAGGGTGACGGTGAGGCGCTCCTCGGCGTCGCCCGGGTGCGCGAGCAGGAACAGGCCCGCCATCGAGAGGTCGCGCGCCTTGGCCACCACGCTGCGCCCGTTCACGTGGACCTGCACCATGAAGTTGGCCTCGACCCGGGGGTGGAAGCGCTCGGCTGTGGCTGTGGCGACGACGCTCATGCAGGGCTCCTCTGCAGCGACAGGGAGCTACAAGTCTGGATCGACCCGGCGGCCCCGCAACTTTTCGGCCCCGAGCGCGGCGCCCTGGGACGTGGTTTGATGCGGGTGAGGGGGCACCATGACGGCAGCGTCTCCCAGGATCGCGCTCGTCCTCTCCGGAGGCGGCGCGCGCGGAGCCTACGAAGCGGGGGTGGTGCGCTACCTGCGCGAGGAGCTGCCCTCGGCGCTCTCCGGCCCTGCGCGCCTGGACATCGTCTGCGGCACCTCCGTGGGCGCCATCACCGCGTGCTTCCTCGCGGCCACCGCGCACGCGCCCGCCACGCAGGGCAAGCTGCTCTCGGAGCTGTGGACGGGGCTCTCGCTCGAGGACGTGTACAAGGTGCGCGGCGAGGACCTCTGGACCCTCACGCGCAAGATGTGGCGCGCGGCCACCAACGAGCCCCTGCGCCCCGAGGGCTGGCGCCTCTACGACATCCTGCACCCCGAGTTCCTGGAGACGCTGGTGCGCGAGCGCACCGACTGGTCGCGCATCGGGCCCAACATCGCGCAGGGCCACCTCTCGGCGCTCGCCGTCACCGCCACCGAGGTCGCGAGCGGCCACAGCGTGGTGTTCGTGCAGCGCCAGGGCGGTGGGGTGCCTGCCTGGAGCCGCCAGGCGCTGAGCGAGGCGCGCGAGGCCGCCATCGGTCCCGAGCACGCGCTCGCCTCCGCCGCCATCCCGCTGCTGTTCCGCTCGGTGAAGCTGGGGGACGAGTGGTTCTGTGACGGCTCGCTGCGCCAGAGCGTGCCCCTCTCGCCCGCGCTGCGCCTCGGCGCGGACAAGGTGCTGCTCATCTCGCTGCGCCACAGCCCCGGCACCCCGGTCGTCCGCAACCGCATCGCCACCTACCCGACGACCCCGCTGCTGATGGGCAAGGTGCTCAACGCCCTGATGCTGGACAGCACCGACTACGATCTCGAGCGCCTGCGCCGCCTCAACCAGGTGCTCGAGGCTGGCCGGCTCACCTTCGGCGAGGACTTCCTGCCCCGCATGAACGAGACGGTGCAGCAGCTGCGCGGCCAGCCCTACCGCATCGTCGAGGACCTGGTGCTGCGCCCCTCGCGAGACCTCGCGTCGATCGCGGCCGCGCACGCGCGGCGGCGCCCGCTCACGGACGAGGCCACCGCGTCCTTGCCCACCAAGCTGCTGCACCGCGTGGCGCGCAGCCAGCTCATCACCGAGGCGGACCTCGCGAGCTACCTGCTCTTCGACGGCGCCTACGCCTCGGACCTCATCCAGCTGGGCATGGAGGACGCGCACGCCCAGCGCGAGGCCCTGGTGCGCTTCTTCACCGAGCGCGGCCCGTCCAGCCGCCGCACGCCCGCCGTCCGCCCCCGCGGACGCCGCCCGGGCCGTACCGGGCGCAACACGGCGCCAAGTCGCTGAAAGTGCTCGCCCCGGCCCCCTGGCACGGGAGCTGAAGTCGTCCGGGTCCACCCCCTCCAGGAGGTTTGGACCATGGCCGTAGACCCCGCCCGCCACATCGCCCCGCTCTCCATCAACGACACCACCCCGCGGCAGACGCCGGACGACTCGTTCGGCACGACGCTGGCCCGCACGGCGCAGGCGGTCGGGCGGACCGGAGGTGACCTCGTCAACGGGCTCATCGGCACGCATATCGGCCTGACGGCCGCGGGCAACGGCGTCGCCGTGGCCACCAACACCGTCTCCCGGCTCACCGCGGGCACGGGCTCGACGCCGGGTTCGGGGCTGCCCGAGTCCGGCAGCTCCTGGGAGCTGCTGCAGGCGCAGACGCTGATGAACCAGGAGAACCAGCAGTTCAGCCTTCAGTACCTCAAGCTGCAGGACGACATGCAGCGCGAGAGCCGCGAGCAGAATACGCTCTCGAACATCATGAAGGTGCGCCACGACTCCGCGAAGGCCGCGATCAACAACATCCGCTAGGAGCCGCCGGTCATGGCCATCGACATGGTTGCCGCGGTCTCCGGGGCGCGCCCGTCGGCCGCTGCGGGCCCCGCCCGTGAGCCCTTCTCCGCGCTGATGAAGCAGGGCCCCCTCGCAGGTCCCCCCGTCGCTCCAGAGGGAGGGCTCCCGTCAGGAGCCCCCTCCGCAGCGCGCGCCGCGGCAGGTGCGCAGCAGGCTCGGGCGCAGGGCTGCGCAGCGCCGGGGGCGAGCGCCGTGGGCGCAGCACGCCCCCTGCAGCGCGAGGCCTCCGTCCAGGCGGCGCGGCTCGTGGACCGCGTGAGCCAGGCGCAGCAGCGCCTGGACCACATCCTCCGCCTGGCCGAATCGGGCAAGAGCTTCTCCGCGGTGGAACTGCTCGCCTTCCAGGCCCACGTGTACCGCGCCAGCCAGGAGCTCGATCTCGCCGGAAAGGTCGTCGAGAAGGCCACCGGCGGCGTGAAGCAGGTTCTCCAGACCCAGCTCTGAGGAGCACTCCCCATGATCATCCGCCGCATCCTTCCCCTCGTGCCGCTGCTGCTCGCCGCCGGCTGCCGGGACACCATCCAGCACCGGCTCGACGAGCGGCAGGCCAACGAGCTCCAGACGGTGCTGCTCGAGCGCGGGCTGGACGCGCGCAAGGTCGCCGAGGCCGGCAAGAAGCCCACCTGGTCCATCGAAGTCCCGGACGCCCAGGCCTCCGATGCCGTGCGCATCCTCGCGGAGCTCGGCCTCCCGCGGGAGGAGCCGGAGGCCGGCTGCGACGTGTTCGGCACCGGCGGGCTCATCCGCACCCCGGTGGAGGAGCAGGTGTGCCGGCTCCAGGTCCTGGAGCGCGGGCTGGAGAAGACGCTGCAGGCGCTCGAGGGCGTGCTGGTGGCCCGCGTGCACCTGGTGGTGCCCGCTCCGCCCCGGCCCGGTCAGGCGGCGCTCCCCTCCAAGGCCTCGGTGCTGCTGCGGGTACAGCCCGGGCAGGCCGCGGCCCTTCGCGCCTCGCGCGATGCGCTCCGGGCACTCGTCGCGGGAGGTGTCGAGGGGCTGCCCGTGGAGGGTGTCTCCCTGATGGTGGACGAGGTCTCCACCCGGGTCGTGCCTCCCGCAGCGCGCGAGGCCTCGCCGCTGAGGCTGCGCCTGCTGCTCGCCGCGCTGGCGGTGGCCGTGAGCGGGCTCTCGGTGGCGCTGGTGCTGCTGGCGCTGCGGCTGCGCTCGCTGCGGGGGCACGCCGCGGGACCCGTCGCGGCCGCCCCCGTGCCCGCGCGCCCCGTGGTGAGCGGCACCGCATCGGGCCGGAAGGTGGCCTGAGGTGGCACCGCGCAGCCACGGCAGCCGCCAGGAACCCACCCGGGTGGAGTGGGTGCGCCGCCCCCCGGTGGACGCGCTCGGACTCGAGGCCCGCGGCTCCGCCCGCGAGCGCCTCGAGGAGGCGCGTCTCGTGCCCGCCGCGCTGGAGCCCGACCGCGTCGAGCGCATCGTGCTCGTGGCGCACACCTTCGCGCGCGACCGCGCGCCCGAGCTGCTGGCGGGCCTCTGTGCGCCGCAGGCGCGGGCGGCCCACGGAATGCTCCAGGCGCTCGCCCCGCAGGCCTCCGCGGGACGCCAGGCCCTGGTGGCGCAGGCCTTCGGCCCGGTGCCGGAGGCGCCCACGCGCCTGCGAAGGCTGATGGAGGAGGCCTCGGCGCCGATGCAGGCCGAGCTCCTGCGCCGCCTTCCGCCGTACTACCGCAGCCTCTTCCCGGCGGGTGCTCCTCCCCGGGCGGAATGCACCTGCCCCGCGATGGGGACACTCGCCGAGCGCCTCGTCCGGGAGGCCTCGCGCTGACCGGGACCCCGGGCATCCCGCCCCGCGCACCGGGCATCTCGCGCGGAGACGGCCCCGTGGCCGCAACCTCCTGAAAACACGGGAGTCGTGGCTGGCCGGGCGCTTGAAGAAGTGCCCGGCATGGTCACCCAGCCCGGACGACACCTCACCGCGCTCCATCCCCCCCGCCTTCGGCGCCTCGGCCTGGTGCGGCTCACGCGGGCCCACCAGTGTCTGGCCGAGCGCCCCGCGCTCGCGGGCCTGGGGCGGCGGGCGCTGCAGGGCATCGAGGCGGGCCTGAGCCAGCAGCTGGCCTGTCCCGTCGCCGTGACGGCGCGGCTGCTCGATGCGGTGGCGAGCGCTGCGCTGGCGCCCCTGGGCGTCTTCCTCGTGCTGGAGCTCTCCGCGCTCGGGGAGCGTGCCGTGCTCGAGCTCGACTCCCCGGTGGTCCTCGCGGCCATCGAGCGCCTCGCGGGCGCGGCGAACCGTCCCGGGCCCGTGACGCGGCTCACCCGCCTCGAAGAGGCCACGCTCGCGTACCTCGCGCTCGCGGCCCTCGGTGCCTTTCGCAGCGCGGAGGCGCTCGAGCTCGCGCTCGCGCCGCGGCTCGCCACCGTGACGCTGGACCGCGCGGAGGCGGCGGCGAGCCTCGACCCGCTCCAGCGCTACTGTTCGGTCGAGCTCCGGCTCACCCTCGGGACCGAGACGGGCGCGGGGCGCCTGCTGCTGCCCGCCGTGGCCCTGCAGGCCGCCTCCCAGCGCTTTCCCCGCGAGCTGCCGCAGGGGCTCGCGCCGGAGCTGGGCCGCGCGCGCATTGAGGCCCGCTGCCTTCTCGGTCGCACCCGGCTCGACCGCGAGGTGTTCGACGCGCTCCAGCCCGGTGACGTCGTGCTCTTCGAAGGGCTGGGGCTCTGCTCCGGCGCCCCCACCGGCGCCGGACGGCTCGTCACCCGCGGCTTCACGCTCCAGGGCCGGTTCGAGGCCCAGGGCTTTGCTCTCACCCGCGCGCTCCCCGGCGCGCACATCCCCGAGGAACCCATGGCGTCTGTCCCCGTGCAGGACCCCGAAGGCATGCCCCCGCTGCCCGTCGAGCTCGAGGTGGAGCTCACCCGGCTCACCCTCAGCGTCGCAGAGCTCGCGACGCTGCGCCCCGGCGCGCTGCTGCCGCTGCGCATCAACGCGAGCGAGCCCGTCCTGCTGCGCGTGGGGACCCGCGCGGTGGCGCGCGCCGAGCTCGTGGACATCGACGGCGAGGTCGGTGCGCGCCTCCTGGAGCTGCTGCCGTGAAGGCCCTGCTCACACGTTCGGTGCTCCAGGGCCCGCGCGCGAAGCTGCTCGCCGCCGGCGGCTGCATGCTCTTGCTGCTCCTCGTCGGCCCTCTTGCCACGCCCTCCGTCGTCGGCCTCGCGCGCGGCCTCGTCGCCGCTCTGGCGCTCGGTGGGGCAGGGTGGTGGCTCTCGCGGCGGGGCGTGCCGCGCGCGTCCTTCGCGCTCGCCGAGCCGATGCAGGTGCTCTCGCGCAAGGGGCTCTCGGCCCGCTGCTCCATCGCCCTCGTCCAGGTGGACGGCCAGCGCTTCCTGGTGACGTACGGCGAGGGCTTCGCCCAGCTCCAGGCGCTGCCGCGGCGCAAGAAGCTGCGCCGCTGTGCCTCGCCGCAGCAGCGCAGCGACCTCGCTTCGAAGGTGCTGCCGTGAGGGCCGTGGTGATGGTGCTCGGCCTCGCTCCGGGCCTGGCGATGGCGGCCCCGGCCTCGCTCGCGCAGCAGTCCTTCGCGGGCAGCCCGCTGTCGATGATGGCGCTTCTGGCGCTGCTCTCGCTCCTGCCCTTCGCGGTGGTGATGCTCACGAGCTTCTCGAAGATTGCCGTCGTGCTCTCGCTCGCCCGGGCGGCGATGGGCACCCAGCAGGCGCCCCCCACGCTGGTGCTCACCGGGCTCGCCGCGGTGCTCACCGGACACATCATGGCGCCGGTCATGGAGCACATGTACCGCGAGGGCCAGAGCGCATACGCCGAGGCCAGCTCGGGCGCGGAGCTGCTCTCGGCGGCGGCGCGCGTGGCCGAGCCGCTGCGGGGCTTTCTGGTCAAGCACGGCAGCCCCGAGGAGCGCGCGCGCTTCGTCGACCTCGCCCGCGAGCTGCGCCCTCCCGAGGAGGCCCAGTCCGTCTCCGAGGAGAGTGCCTCGGTGGTGATCCCCGCCTTCGTCATCACCGAGCTCAAGGAGGCCTTCCAGATCGGCTTCCTCGTGTTCCTCCCCTTCCTGGTGCTGGACATGGTGGTCGCGAACGTCCTGCTCGCGCTGGGCATGCAGACGCTGTCGCCGAGCCAGGTCAGCCTGCCATTCAAGATCCTCCTCTTCGTCGCCGTGGACGGCTGGGCGCTGCTCGCCCGGGGCCTGGTCCTCGGCTACCGGTGAACCCGATGGCCCAGGACATGCTGCTGGCGCTCGGGCGCGAGGCGCTGCTGTTGATGGTCCTCGCCTCCCTGCCGCCCATCGCCGCGAGCCTCGTGGTGGGCTTCCTCTCCAGCCTCTTCCAGGCCACGACCCAGATCCAGGAGAGCACCCTGTCCGTGGTGCCCAAGCTGTGCGCCGCGGCGGCGGCCCTCGTGCTTGCCGGGCCATGGATCTCCTCCCAGCTGGTGCGCTTCACCCACCAGCTGCTCCTGGCCATCGCCGAGGTGTCCGCGTGACCCTCGCCCTCCTGCAGCAGGAGCTGGTGCGCCTCGGCCCCTCCATCCTGGCCGTCGGGCTGTGCGCGGTGCGCCTGCTCCCTGTGGCCTTCCTCTGCCCGCTGCTCGGTGGGCAGGCGGCGCCCACACCGGTGAAGCTCGGGGTGGTCCTCAGCCTCGCGCTGTTCCTCCACCTGGCTGCGGGCATCGAGGCGCCCGCCGAGGCCGCCTCCACCTGGGGCCTGGTCGGGTGCGCGCTGAAGGAGCTCACCTACGGCACCTCCGTGGGCCTCGTCGCGGCGCTGCCCTTCGATGCCGCGCGCGTGGGCGGCCGCTTCATCGACCTGTTCCGCGGGAGCTCCGCGGAGGCGGGCCTCCCGGTGGTGGGCTCTCGCGAGTCGGCGACGGGCGATGCGCTCTACCAGCTGCTGGTGGGGCTCGCGGTCACGGGCGCGGTCCTGCCGCGCATCCTCTCGGGGCTGCTCGGCGGCTTCGCCACGGTGCGGCTGGGCGCTGCCGTGGCGAGCGAGGCCGCGGCCATGCAGGTCGTGGCGCTGGCAGGCACGGCGCTCGCCACGGGCCTCGCGGTCGGGGCTCCCATCGCGGCGGCAGCGCTCGCGGTGGACTGCTTCATCGGCCTTGCGTCCCGGGCTGCGCCGCAGCTCTCGCTGCAGGGGGTGGGCACGCCGCTGCGGATTCTCGGCGGCGGCGCGCTCCTGTGGGTGAGCGTGGGGCTGCTCAGCGAGCGGCTGCTCGCCGGAGCTGGCCAGGTCGACGGGATGCTCCAGGCGCTCGCGGAGCTGTCGCGATGAGCGAGAAGACGGAGCAGCCCTCTGCGAAGCGACTGCGGGAGGCGCGCCGCAAGGGTCAGCTGCCCCGCAGCCGTCTGCTCGCCTCGGCGAGCGTCTCACTCGGAGGCCTGATGGGCCTGGGCGCTGGGTGGCCGGCGGGGAGCGAGCGCCTTCGCACCTGGACCGCCCATCTGCTGCTAGAGCAGCGCTCGGAAGGAGCGTGGCAGGAGGCCCTGACCGTTGCGGCCGCGCTGTGTGGGCCCGCGCTGCTCGGTGCACTGCTCGCCTCGCTCACGGTCTCCGTGGCCGTCGCGGGGTTCTCCTTCCACCCGGAGCACGTCGCGCCCCAGCTGGAGCGCATCAGCCCTGCGGCGGGACTGAAGCGGCTCTTCAGCACGCGGCAAATCGCCGAGGTGGGCAAGGCACTGCTGCTGACCGCGGTGGTCGGCGCGCTCTTCGTCTCCGCGCTGAGGGACGAGGCGGCGGATGCGGTGCGGGCCTCCTGGCTCGCGGGGCCCGCAGCGCTCGGCGCGCTGCTGGGCCGCCTCGAGCCGCTCGTGGTGCGGGTGGCCTGGGGCGTGCTCGCGCTCGGTGGGATGGACTACGTGCTCGCGCGCCGGCGCCACGTGCGCGAGCTGATGATGACGCGCGACGAGCTCAAGCGTGAGTACAAGGAGAGCGAGGGCGACCCCCACCACAAGGGGCAGCGAAAGGCGCTGCACCGGCAGCTGGCGCAAGGAGGCCCGGCACGCGGGCTGCAAAAGGCCACGGCCGTGGTCGTGAACCCTACCCACATCGCCGTGGCACTGCGCTACGACGCCGCCGAGTGCGAGGCCCCCTACCTGGTGGCCAAGGCGCGCGAGGACGACGCGCTCGCGCTGCGCCGCGAGGCCGCTCGCCTCGGAATCCCGGTGGTTCGGGACATCCCGCTCGCCCGCAGCCTCATCCACTACGACGTGGGCGAGGAGATCCCGGCGGAGCTCTACGAGGCCGCCGCGGCGGTGCTGCGGGTGGCGCTGGGGGACACGGCTGCGGACGGCAGTCCCAGGAGACAGACCCCATGATGCGCTTGACCCAGCTGCTCGCCCGCGCGCGGGCGTCCTCCGACGTGGTGCTCGCAGTGGTGATGGCCGCGGTGCTCGCGGCGATGATCGTCCCGCTGCCCGCGTGGCTCCTCGATGTGGGGCTGGCCCTCAACCTGGCGGCGGCCGCTGCGCTGCTCGTCGCAGCGCTGTCCGCCAAGGGGGCGCTGAAGGTCACCGCCTTCCCCACGCTGCTGCTCGTCACCACCCTGTTCCGCCTCGCGCTGAACGTCTCCTCCACGCGCCTCGCGCTCTCCGAGGGGCACGCTGGACAGGTCATCGAGGCCTTCGGTGAGTTCGTGGTCCGCGGCAACTACCTGGTGGGCGTGGTGGTGTTTGCGATCCTCGCGCTCGTGCAGTTCCTCGTGGTGGCGAAGGGCTCCGAGCGCGTGGCGGAGGTCTCCGCGCGCTTCACCCTGGACGCCATGCCGGGAAAGCAGATGTCCATCGATGCCGACCTGCGCTCCGGCGCCATCGATCAGGCCCAGGCCCGCCGCCGCCGCCGCGAGCTGGAGCGCGAGTCCCAGATGTTCGGCGCGATGGACGGCGCGATGAAGTTCGTGAAGGGGGACGTCATCGCCGGCCTGGTGATCGTCGCCGTGAACCTGCTGGGCGGCACGGCCATCGGGGTGCTCCAGAGCGGGATGAGCCTCTCGGAGGCCGCCTCCACGTTCGCCCTGATTGCGATCGGAGACGGCCTGGTGTCGCAGATCCCCTCGCTGTGCATCGCCGTGGCCGCGGGCCTGGTGGTGACACGCGTCTCGTCGGAGCATGACGAGGACACGCTGGGCAGCGAGATCGGCTCTCAGTTCTTCGGCCAGTCGCGTGCGCTCTGGGTCGTGGCGGGCCTGTGCCTGGCACTCGCGCTGATGCCCGGAATGCCGCACGTGGTCTTCGTGGGGCTCGCCGTGGCCCTCGGCGCCCTCGCGCGCGCGCTCGGCAGCTCTGCCGCGGAGGCGCCCGCTGCCGCCCCCGAGGGCGCGCAGGAGGGTGGGGCCGGCGCCGGCTCCGCGACGGCAGCGGCGCCCCAGGCGGCGGTCGGCGTGAGCCCGCTCACCCTGGACCTCGCGCCGGACCTCAGTCCGCTCGTGCAGGCAGACGGGGCCGCATTCGTGAACGAGGTGCTCAACCGGGTGCGCGACGAGCTCTTCGCCGAGCTCGGGGTGCGCGTGCCCGGAATCCGGGTGCGCACGCATGCGGCATTCCTCTCCGCCGGGCAGTACCGCATCCTCATCGACGAGGTTCCCGCGGCCGGTGGCGAGGTCCTCGCGGACCGGCTCTATGCGCTCGCGCCGCCCGAGGAGCTGGCCTTCCTCGAGGTGGGGGCCGAGCCTGCCGTGGAGCCCGCCACGGGCAAGGCCATCAGCCGCGTACCGGAGGCCGGACGCAGCCGCCTCGAGCTGGCGCAGGTGGCGGTTCGCCGACCCGGCGAGCTCATCGCGGACCACCTCAGGATGGTCCTGCGCACGCGCGCCGCGTCGCTGCTCGGCGTGCAGGAGGTGCAGGAGCTGCTCGAGGGACTCGAGCAGCAGGCGCCCGCGCTGGTGAAGGAGGCGCTGCAGAAGGTGCCGCTGCCGCTGCTCACCGAGGTCCTGCGCAAGCTCGTGCACGAGCAGGTGAGCATCCGCAACATGCGCACGCTCCTCGAGGCGCTCGTGTCACCCACCACCGAGGGAGATGCGATCGCGTTGGCGGAGCGCTGCCGGCAGGCACTGCACCGCTACCTCAGCCACAAGTACGCACCGTCCGGGCCGCTCTACGCCTACCTCGTGGACCCTGCCGTGGAGGAGTCGCTGCGGGGTGGGGCCCGCGGCATGCTGCCCGAGCCCGAGCGGGTGGCCGCGATCCTCGAGGGCGTCCGGCGCATCGCGCACGGCGGCCGCGCGGTGCTGCTCACGGCGCCGGATGTGCGCCGCACCCTGCGCAAGCTGTGCGAGGGCGCGTTCCCGGAGGTGGCTGTGCTCACCTACGCGGAGCTCGACGCAGAGCTGCAGATTCGCCCCGTGGGGCGGCTCATGGCCCTGGCGCGCTGACGCTCGCCGGGGGCCGGTTGGGCGGGGTGCAGGCGCGGGGCGCGGGGCCCCCGCCGCTTCAGAAGGTGCCGGTACCGCTGCCGCTCTTCGTCTCGCCCGAGAGCTCGGCGTGGGCGGACTGGGGCGCGGGGCGGTTCACGCGGTCGCGCAGCTCCTTGCCCGTCCGGAAGAGCAGGCCCCGCTTCGGCTTCACCGGGATGACCTGACCCGTCTTCGGGTTACGGCCTTGATATCCCTGGTAATTCTTGACGTGGAAGGCCCCCAGCCCGCGGATCTCGATGTTCTCGCCGCGGCACAGGGCCTCCTTCATCGACTCGAAGATCGTCTCGATCGTGGCCTCGGCCTGCTTCTGCGTCACGCCCCGCTTGGCGACGAGGATGTTGATCAGATCGGACTTGAGCATCGGACGCTCCCGCAAACCGCGTGACCCCTCGTAATCAGGGCGCTTTGGCCCGTTGTCGTTGCAAGGAACGATAACAGAACAGCCTGGCGTTGCAAGCTGACCTCGGAGCCAACCCCACAGAACCTTTAAACTTTTCGGCCACCGCCCGTTTTTGCCGGAATTGCAGGGGTGGGAGCCTCGGGAGCACCTGCGGACGGGGCCCGGGCGAGGTCCAGCCAGCCGGTGCGCTCAAGCACCCGGATTCCGGCGGCGTCGGCCTCGAGCAGCAGACACTCGAGGGCCTCGAAGTCGCCCGCGCAGCCCGCAGTGCGCGGACTGGGAGCAGCCCGGGCGCCGCTTCCGTGCACCGCCACCCACACGTCTGAGAGCGTCAGCTGCTCCACGGGACGCCCGGGCTGCAGGCCTCCGCGCCGCCCGGGCTGCAGCAGCCCCGCGGCCCGCAGCTGCACGACGACCTCCGCGAGCAGCGCCTCGGGCACGCGCAGCTGGGTGGCGAGCTCGCGCGGCGCGGGGCCGGGACGGCCCTCCAGCCAGGCCCGGGTCACCTCCTGGGCGATGCGTGCCGCGACGAGCTCCCGCGCGCGGGGGTGGTCGCCGAACACCGCGAGCGAGTCCCGGAACGAGGCGTGCTCCACGGCGTAGGCCAGCCGGGCGCCGAAGAGGATGACGAGCCAGCTCAGGTGCACCCAGGCGAGAAAGAGGGGCAGCGCACCGAGCGAGGCGTAGAGCGGGTTGTAGCGGAAGCTGTGGGCGGCGAAGGCCACGTAGCCTGCCTTCGCCGCGGTCCAGGCAGCTCCCGCGACGAGGCCCCCCGCGAGGGCGGAGCGCAGGCGCACGTGGGCGTGGGGCGCCCAGAGGTAGAGCAGCGTGAGCCCAGCAGCGCTGAGCACACCCGTGCCGAGCGTGAGCAGCTGCGGCGCGAAGGAGACCCGGGTGTCCAGCACCAGCGCCCGCAGCGCCCCGGTGCCCGAGAGCGAGGCCGCGGCCAGCAGCGGCCCGAAGAGCAGCATCGCCACGTACGCGGCGAGGCGGAGGGCGAAGGGACGCTTCTGGCGTACGCCCCACAGCTCGTTGAGCGCAGCCTCCACGTGCCGCAACAGCGAGGCCGCCGAGACGAGGAGCGCGAGGAAGCCCACGCTGCCGATGGCGGTGGTGCTGCCGCGCGAGAGGAAGCGCTCGAGGAAGGCCGCCGACTCCTCGCGCACGCCCGGGGCGAGGACCTCGAAGATGAGCCCGCGCAGGCGGCGCTGGAAGGCGCCCTGGTGCAGCGCGTGGAGCAGCGCGAGCGCCACCGTGAGCAGCGGGACGAGCGAGAAGATGCTGATGTAGGTCAGGGCCGCAGCACGGCTGCCGAGCTGCTCACCGCGAAAGCCTCGCAGCACCGCCCTTGCGGCGACGAAGGTGTCCACGGTGAAGCGCCCCGCACGCGTGGCGGCGAAGCGCTCCCAGCCGCGCCGAGCGGGCGCCGTGCGACGGGGCGGGGCAGGGGGCACCACGTGCATCAGGCAGCCCCCGCGCGAGCCGAGCTGCCGCAATGCAAGGAGCGGCC
The DNA window shown above is from Aggregicoccus sp. 17bor-14 and carries:
- a CDS encoding EscT/YscT/HrcT family type III secretion system export apparatus protein, with the translated sequence MTLALLQQELVRLGPSILAVGLCAVRLLPVAFLCPLLGGQAAPTPVKLGVVLSLALFLHLAAGIEAPAEAASTWGLVGCALKELTYGTSVGLVAALPFDAARVGGRFIDLFRGSSAEAGLPVVGSRESATGDALYQLLVGLAVTGAVLPRILSGLLGGFATVRLGAAVASEAAAMQVVALAGTALATGLAVGAPIAAAALAVDCFIGLASRAAPQLSLQGVGTPLRILGGGALLWVSVGLLSERLLAGAGQVDGMLQALAELSR
- a CDS encoding flagellar M-ring protein FliF: MIIRRILPLVPLLLAAGCRDTIQHRLDERQANELQTVLLERGLDARKVAEAGKKPTWSIEVPDAQASDAVRILAELGLPREEPEAGCDVFGTGGLIRTPVEEQVCRLQVLERGLEKTLQALEGVLVARVHLVVPAPPRPGQAALPSKASVLLRVQPGQAAALRASRDALRALVAGGVEGLPVEGVSLMVDEVSTRVVPPAAREASPLRLRLLLAALAVAVSGLSVALVLLALRLRSLRGHAAGPVAAAPVPARPVVSGTASGRKVA
- a CDS encoding PilZ domain-containing protein, with protein sequence MSVVATATAERFHPRVEANFMVQVHVNGRSVVAKARDLSMAGLFLLAHPGDAEERLTVTLPLPGGEEIVTRCRIRRREARGVALEFDMLDWDEMICLARYVNPRLP
- a CDS encoding patatin-like phospholipase family protein; amino-acid sequence: MTAASPRIALVLSGGGARGAYEAGVVRYLREELPSALSGPARLDIVCGTSVGAITACFLAATAHAPATQGKLLSELWTGLSLEDVYKVRGEDLWTLTRKMWRAATNEPLRPEGWRLYDILHPEFLETLVRERTDWSRIGPNIAQGHLSALAVTATEVASGHSVVFVQRQGGGVPAWSRQALSEAREAAIGPEHALASAAIPLLFRSVKLGDEWFCDGSLRQSVPLSPALRLGADKVLLISLRHSPGTPVVRNRIATYPTTPLLMGKVLNALMLDSTDYDLERLRRLNQVLEAGRLTFGEDFLPRMNETVQQLRGQPYRIVEDLVLRPSRDLASIAAAHARRRPLTDEATASLPTKLLHRVARSQLITEADLASYLLFDGAYASDLIQLGMEDAHAQREALVRFFTERGPSSRRTPAVRPRGRRPGRTGRNTAPSR
- a CDS encoding response regulator, whose amino-acid sequence is MSPQPFHILLVEDEPVIQELVRSLLSEEPVEVSCAGNGVEGLKLARSHPFQLILLDVVLPQLDGISVCRILKSEPATARIPLYMLTGTTKRSDVESATRAGADGYIHKPFRGAELTDLISRLRGA
- the sctR gene encoding type III secretion system export apparatus subunit SctR, whose amino-acid sequence is MVLGLAPGLAMAAPASLAQQSFAGSPLSMMALLALLSLLPFAVVMLTSFSKIAVVLSLARAAMGTQQAPPTLVLTGLAAVLTGHIMAPVMEHMYREGQSAYAEASSGAELLSAAARVAEPLRGFLVKHGSPEERARFVDLARELRPPEEAQSVSEESASVVIPAFVITELKEAFQIGFLVFLPFLVLDMVVANVLLALGMQTLSPSQVSLPFKILLFVAVDGWALLARGLVLGYR
- a CDS encoding EscU/YscU/HrcU family type III secretion system export apparatus switch protein, whose protein sequence is MSEKTEQPSAKRLREARRKGQLPRSRLLASASVSLGGLMGLGAGWPAGSERLRTWTAHLLLEQRSEGAWQEALTVAAALCGPALLGALLASLTVSVAVAGFSFHPEHVAPQLERISPAAGLKRLFSTRQIAEVGKALLLTAVVGALFVSALRDEAADAVRASWLAGPAALGALLGRLEPLVVRVAWGVLALGGMDYVLARRRHVRELMMTRDELKREYKESEGDPHHKGQRKALHRQLAQGGPARGLQKATAVVVNPTHIAVALRYDAAECEAPYLVAKAREDDALALRREAARLGIPVVRDIPLARSLIHYDVGEEIPAELYEAAAAVLRVALGDTAADGSPRRQTP
- the sctQ gene encoding type III secretion system cytoplasmic ring protein SctQ, with translation MVTQPGRHLTALHPPRLRRLGLVRLTRAHQCLAERPALAGLGRRALQGIEAGLSQQLACPVAVTARLLDAVASAALAPLGVFLVLELSALGERAVLELDSPVVLAAIERLAGAANRPGPVTRLTRLEEATLAYLALAALGAFRSAEALELALAPRLATVTLDRAEAAASLDPLQRYCSVELRLTLGTETGAGRLLLPAVALQAASQRFPRELPQGLAPELGRARIEARCLLGRTRLDREVFDALQPGDVVLFEGLGLCSGAPTGAGRLVTRGFTLQGRFEAQGFALTRALPGAHIPEEPMASVPVQDPEGMPPLPVELEVELTRLTLSVAELATLRPGALLPLRINASEPVLLRVGTRAVARAELVDIDGEVGARLLELLP
- a CDS encoding flagellar biosynthetic protein FliQ; amino-acid sequence: MAQDMLLALGREALLLMVLASLPPIAASLVVGFLSSLFQATTQIQESTLSVVPKLCAAAAALVLAGPWISSQLVRFTHQLLLAIAEVSA